One window from the genome of Rhizobium sp. NZLR1 encodes:
- the nifE gene encoding nitrogenase iron-molybdenum cofactor biosynthesis protein NifE, whose product MSSLNAKNKDAFHELASEKSGSKGPKARLRNCARPMAPGTAVGGCAFDGAKVALQPITDVAHLIHAPLACEGNSWDNRGAASSGPTLWRTSFTTDLTEIDIVMGHSERKLFKAIREIKDGYAPAAIFVYSTCVTAMIGDDIDVVCKRATDEFALPVVPVNAPGFVGSKNLGNKLAGEALLKHVIGTVEPDEPGLCDINILGEFNLSGEFWQVKPLLDKLGIRVRACIPGDARYLQVASAHRSRAAMTVCSTAFVALARKMQERWDIPFFEGSFYGISGTSEALRRIADLLVKKGADPSLLHRTEILVAEEEEKVWKRLEAYRPRLEGKRVLLNTGGVKSWSVVHALMEIGMEIVGTSVKKSTLEDRERVKQTLKEENLLFESMSPRELFSLLLERKADIMLSGGRTQYIALKAKLPWLDINQERHHAYAGYEGMVQLARQIDLAIHNPMWPQVREPAPWEPALVV is encoded by the coding sequence ATGTCCTCGCTCAACGCCAAAAACAAAGATGCCTTCCACGAGCTAGCGAGTGAAAAGAGCGGCAGCAAGGGTCCCAAGGCGCGCCTCAGGAATTGCGCGAGGCCAATGGCCCCGGGAACGGCCGTCGGCGGTTGCGCTTTCGACGGCGCCAAGGTCGCACTGCAGCCGATCACGGATGTCGCACATCTTATTCACGCGCCGCTCGCCTGCGAGGGAAATTCCTGGGACAACCGTGGCGCTGCCTCGTCAGGCCCAACACTTTGGCGCACGAGCTTCACGACTGATCTTACGGAAATCGACATCGTCATGGGACACAGTGAACGGAAGCTCTTTAAAGCGATCCGGGAAATCAAGGATGGGTATGCGCCCGCAGCAATCTTCGTCTATTCAACCTGCGTTACGGCGATGATCGGTGACGACATCGACGTTGTTTGCAAGCGAGCGACGGACGAATTTGCCTTACCGGTGGTGCCGGTCAATGCGCCAGGCTTTGTCGGGTCTAAAAACCTCGGCAACAAGCTAGCGGGCGAGGCGCTGCTCAAGCATGTCATAGGTACCGTGGAGCCCGATGAACCAGGCCTTTGCGACATCAACATACTCGGCGAATTTAACCTCTCGGGTGAGTTCTGGCAGGTGAAGCCGCTCTTGGATAAGCTCGGCATCCGCGTCCGCGCCTGTATTCCCGGAGACGCGCGATATCTGCAAGTCGCCTCCGCCCACCGCTCGCGCGCAGCGATGACGGTGTGTTCGACAGCGTTCGTTGCGTTGGCACGTAAGATGCAGGAACGCTGGGACATTCCATTTTTCGAAGGCTCCTTCTATGGCATCTCGGGCACCTCGGAGGCCCTCCGGCGGATCGCCGATCTGCTTGTAAAGAAGGGTGCTGACCCCTCGCTTTTGCATCGCACAGAAATCCTTGTAGCGGAAGAAGAGGAAAAGGTGTGGAAGAGGCTGGAAGCCTACCGACCTCGCCTTGAGGGCAAGCGCGTGCTTCTAAATACAGGCGGCGTGAAATCCTGGTCCGTCGTCCATGCCTTGATGGAGATCGGCATGGAGATCGTCGGCACATCAGTCAAGAAATCGACGCTCGAAGATAGGGAGCGAGTGAAACAGACCCTGAAGGAGGAGAACCTCCTGTTCGAGTCGATGTCGCCGCGCGAGCTTTTCTCGCTTCTGCTCGAGAGAAAGGCTGACATCATGCTGTCGGGCGGACGCACCCAGTATATAGCGCTAAAGGCAAAACTGCCCTGGCTCGACATTAACCAGGAGCGTCATCACGCTTACGCTGGCTATGAGGGAATGGTGCAACTTGCTCGACAAATTGACCTGGCAATCCACAATCCGATGTGGCCGCAGGTGCGCGAGCCGGCGCCATGGGAGCCGGCCTTGGTCGTTTAA
- the nifK gene encoding nitrogenase molybdenum-iron protein subunit beta, whose translation MPQSAEKTLDHAPLFCEPEYRQMLAEKKLNFECPHPDQVVSDQREFTKTWEYREQNLARQALVVNPAKACQPLGAVFAAAGFERTMSFVHGSQGCVAYYRSHLSRHFKEPSSVVSSSMTEDAAVFGGLKNMVDGLANTYKLYNPKMIAVSTTCMAEVIGDDLHGFIENAKSEGSVPRDFDVPFAHTPAFVGSHVDGYDSMVKGVLENFWKGTARNEATATINIIPGFDGFCVGNNRELKRLLDLMQVTYMFIQDASDQFDTPSDGKFRMYDGGTKINDVKAALNAEWTLSLQYYNTRKTLDYCRDVGQAATSFHYPLGVEATDELLMVISEISSREIPEAIRLERGRLIDAMADSQAWLYGKKYAIYGDPDFVYAMARFIMETGGEPTHCLATNGTSAWEDEMKELLASSPFGKNAQVWPGKDLWALRSLLFTEPVDLLIGNSYGKYLERDTGTPLVRLMFPIFDRHHHHRFPLMGYQGGLRLLTAILDKIFDNLDRETMHAGVTDYSYDLTR comes from the coding sequence ATGCCGCAATCAGCTGAGAAAACTCTCGACCACGCGCCCCTATTCTGCGAGCCGGAATACAGGCAGATGTTAGCCGAGAAAAAGTTGAACTTCGAATGCCCACACCCTGATCAGGTCGTGTCAGACCAACGCGAATTCACGAAGACCTGGGAATACCGCGAGCAAAACTTGGCCCGCCAAGCCCTTGTCGTCAATCCAGCCAAAGCCTGCCAGCCACTCGGCGCGGTTTTCGCAGCGGCGGGATTCGAGCGAACGATGTCGTTCGTCCATGGCAGCCAAGGTTGCGTTGCCTACTACAGATCGCACCTATCGCGCCATTTCAAGGAGCCGTCATCGGTGGTCTCGTCATCGATGACAGAAGACGCCGCTGTATTTGGTGGCCTGAAGAATATGGTCGACGGTCTCGCCAACACGTACAAGCTCTATAACCCGAAGATGATCGCGGTGTCGACCACATGTATGGCCGAGGTCATCGGAGATGACCTGCATGGTTTTATCGAAAACGCCAAAAGTGAAGGTTCGGTCCCGCGCGATTTCGATGTCCCCTTCGCCCACACACCTGCCTTTGTCGGCAGCCATGTCGATGGCTATGACAGCATGGTAAAAGGTGTGCTGGAGAATTTCTGGAAGGGCACCGCGCGAAATGAAGCCACCGCTACTATCAACATCATTCCTGGATTTGATGGCTTCTGCGTTGGGAACAATCGCGAATTAAAACGCCTGCTCGACTTGATGCAAGTGACTTACATGTTCATCCAGGACGCATCAGATCAGTTCGATACGCCTTCCGATGGCAAATTTCGGATGTATGACGGCGGGACCAAAATCAATGACGTGAAGGCGGCGTTGAACGCGGAGTGGACATTGTCCCTGCAATATTACAACACTCGCAAGACGTTAGATTACTGCAGAGACGTTGGACAAGCGGCGACCTCCTTCCACTACCCTCTCGGCGTCGAAGCTACCGACGAACTTCTGATGGTGATATCGGAGATTTCCAGCAGAGAAATTCCCGAGGCGATCCGTCTGGAGCGCGGCCGACTCATCGATGCGATGGCGGACAGCCAAGCTTGGCTGTATGGAAAAAAATACGCGATCTACGGCGATCCAGATTTCGTTTATGCGATGGCGCGCTTCATCATGGAGACCGGCGGCGAGCCAACCCACTGCCTCGCCACAAATGGCACCTCAGCTTGGGAGGACGAGATGAAGGAACTCCTCGCATCCTCGCCCTTCGGGAAGAATGCACAGGTTTGGCCAGGCAAAGATCTCTGGGCACTGCGCTCGCTACTGTTCACCGAGCCGGTGGATCTCCTGATCGGAAATTCTTATGGGAAGTATCTCGAACGGGACACCGGTACCCCACTGGTTCGGCTGATGTTTCCAATTTTCGACCGGCACCATCATCATCGATTCCCCCTCATGGGTTACCAAGGCGGACTGCGTCTTTTAACGGCGATCCTCGACAAGATCTTCGACAACCTCGATCGCGAAACAATGCACGCGGGTGTGACAGATTATTCGTACGACCTCACTCGCTAA
- the nifD gene encoding nitrogenase molybdenum-iron protein alpha chain, whose protein sequence is MSLKYDNDSGFHAKLIADVLSQYPGKAAKRRSKHLSVATSEKDAGEDPNTISECEVKSNIKSVPGVMTIRGCAYAGSKGVVWGPIKDMVHISHGPVGCGQYSWSQRRNYYVGLTGIDTFVTMQFTSDFQEKDIVFGGDKKLEKVIDEIAELFPLSNGISLQSECPIGLIGDDIEAVARKKAKEHTTTVVPVRCEGFRGVSQSLGHHIANDAIRDWVFDKKDLKFEPGPYDVNVIGDYNIGGDAWASRILLEEIGLRVVGNWSGDATLAEVERAPRATLNLIHCYRSMNYISRHMEEKYAIPWMEYNFFGPFQIEASLRNIAKHFGPEIEDRTETVIAKYRPFVSAVVDKYWPRLSGKRVMLYIGGLRPRHVITAYEDLGMEIVGTGYEFGHGDDYQRTGHYVKEGTLIYDDVTSYELEKFIEGIRPDLVGSGVKEKYPVQKMGIPFRQMHSWDYSGPYHGYDGFAIFARDMDMAINNPVWRLYDAPWKNDRALAAVAG, encoded by the coding sequence ATGAGCCTCAAATACGACAATGACAGTGGCTTCCACGCGAAGCTTATAGCAGACGTGCTGTCGCAATATCCGGGCAAAGCAGCGAAGCGCCGCAGTAAACACCTTAGCGTGGCAACGAGCGAAAAGGACGCCGGCGAGGACCCAAACACGATTAGCGAATGCGAGGTAAAGTCGAACATCAAGTCTGTTCCTGGCGTGATGACGATCCGCGGATGCGCGTATGCCGGTTCAAAGGGCGTCGTCTGGGGACCCATCAAGGATATGGTTCACATTTCACACGGGCCGGTCGGCTGCGGTCAATACTCCTGGTCGCAACGTCGCAACTATTACGTCGGTCTGACAGGCATCGACACTTTCGTGACGATGCAATTTACCTCCGATTTCCAGGAGAAGGACATCGTTTTCGGCGGTGACAAGAAACTGGAAAAGGTCATCGACGAGATTGCTGAGCTTTTCCCGCTAAGCAATGGCATCAGCCTGCAGTCCGAATGTCCGATCGGTCTGATTGGCGATGACATTGAGGCCGTAGCGCGAAAAAAGGCCAAAGAACATACGACGACCGTCGTGCCGGTGCGCTGCGAAGGCTTCCGTGGTGTGTCGCAATCGCTTGGCCACCACATCGCCAACGACGCAATTCGAGATTGGGTCTTCGACAAGAAAGACTTAAAATTCGAGCCGGGTCCTTACGACGTCAATGTCATAGGCGACTATAACATTGGCGGCGATGCATGGGCGTCGCGCATCCTGCTCGAAGAGATCGGATTGCGCGTGGTCGGCAACTGGTCGGGAGATGCAACTCTCGCCGAAGTGGAGCGCGCTCCGAGAGCTACGCTCAACCTCATTCACTGCTATCGGTCGATGAATTACATCTCCAGACACATGGAGGAAAAATATGCCATTCCTTGGATGGAGTATAATTTCTTTGGCCCATTCCAGATCGAAGCCTCGCTGCGCAACATAGCCAAGCATTTCGGGCCGGAGATCGAAGATAGAACGGAAACAGTCATCGCCAAATACCGACCCTTCGTTTCGGCTGTGGTCGACAAATATTGGCCGCGCCTTTCTGGCAAACGGGTGATGCTCTACATCGGCGGATTGCGCCCTCGTCACGTCATCACCGCCTATGAGGACCTCGGAATGGAAATCGTAGGAACCGGCTACGAATTCGGTCATGGCGACGACTATCAGCGCACCGGCCACTACGTAAAAGAAGGCACGTTGATCTACGATGACGTGACTAGCTACGAACTAGAGAAATTCATCGAGGGAATTCGGCCCGATCTCGTCGGGTCCGGCGTTAAAGAAAAATACCCGGTGCAGAAAATGGGCATTCCATTCCGTCAGATGCACTCCTGGGACTATTCTGGTCCGTATCACGGTTATGACGGCTTCGCGATTTTCGCTCGGGATATGGACATGGCGATCAACAATCCAGTTTGGCGTCTCTACGACGCGCCCTGGAAAAATGACCGCGCTTTGGCGGCGGTTGCTGGGTGA
- the nifH gene encoding nitrogenase iron protein, with amino-acid sequence MAALRQIAFYGKGGIGKSTTSQNTLAALVDHGQKILIVGCDPKADSTRLILNSKAQDTVLDLAATRGSVEDLELEDVLKVGYKGIKCVESGGPEPGVGCAGRGVITSINFLEENGAYNDVDYVSYDVLGDVVCGGFAMPIRENKAQEIYIVMSGEMMALYAANNIARGILKYAAGGSVRLGGLICNERQTDREIDLAEALAAKLNSKLIHFVPRDNIVQHAELRKMTVIQYAPDSQQAAEYRTLAQRIHDNSGKGTIPTPITMEELEDMLLDFGIMKTDEQMLAELQARDAK; translated from the coding sequence ATGGCAGCTCTGCGTCAGATCGCATTCTATGGAAAGGGCGGAATTGGCAAGTCCACTACGTCCCAAAACACGTTAGCCGCCCTTGTGGACCATGGGCAGAAGATCCTCATCGTCGGCTGTGATCCTAAGGCTGATTCTACGCGCCTGATCTTGAACTCGAAGGCTCAGGATACGGTTCTTGATCTCGCAGCAACGAGAGGTTCGGTTGAAGATCTTGAACTCGAAGACGTGCTCAAGGTCGGCTATAAAGGTATCAAATGCGTGGAGTCTGGCGGCCCGGAGCCGGGCGTCGGCTGCGCGGGACGCGGCGTTATCACGTCGATCAACTTTCTCGAAGAGAACGGTGCCTACAACGATGTCGACTACGTGTCTTATGACGTGCTCGGTGACGTTGTGTGCGGCGGCTTCGCGATGCCGATCCGTGAAAACAAAGCTCAGGAAATCTACATCGTCATGTCCGGCGAAATGATGGCCCTCTATGCCGCCAACAATATCGCCAGGGGCATTCTAAAATATGCCGCAGGCGGCAGCGTCCGCCTGGGTGGGCTCATTTGCAACGAGCGTCAGACCGACCGCGAAATCGACCTCGCCGAAGCGCTGGCTGCCAAACTCAATTCTAAGCTCATCCATTTCGTGCCACGCGACAACATTGTCCAACATGCCGAGCTTAGAAAGATGACGGTAATCCAATATGCGCCGGACTCTCAGCAAGCGGCCGAGTACCGGACACTTGCCCAAAGAATACATGACAATTCTGGCAAAGGCACCATCCCGACCCCCATCACCATGGAAGAACTTGAGGACATGCTTCTCGATTTCGGGATCATGAAAACCGATGAGCAGATGCTTGCCGAACTTCAAGCCAGGGATGCGAAGTGA
- a CDS encoding WGR domain-containing protein — protein sequence MHTFDASKNMARFYAMSIEPTLFGEVCLTRRWGRIGSGAKREVYHFPREEEAVARIQTETQCGQKTMA from the coding sequence ATGCATACCTTCGACGCTTCGAAAAACATGGCCCGATTTTACGCTATGTCAATCGAGCCGACGTTATTTGGGGAGGTCTGCTTGACGCGGCGCTGGGGGCGCATCGGCTCTGGTGCCAAGAGGGAAGTCTACCATTTCCCTCGGGAGGAAGAGGCGGTCGCACGGATACAAACCGAAACCCAGTGCGGCCAGAAAACGATGGCCTGA
- a CDS encoding poly(R)-hydroxyalkanoic acid synthase subunit PhaE, protein MLLRMSEMWRSNMEQSGEVGKLWFNSMMPFFTTRAADSSLFAAAQGSEISKTIKHMVESPRLADMWNLDRQVYALMAAWMDVGQRMATYHAIATVPWSKAYERYSATLADTKEGDAKDFGWRKAFDKWRDIANEELISNLRSKDFLAAQRELLLAGLDLRTCQQQMTDSVAKLLGVPSQHDFDELTRQFTELRRELRASLRAQRDAAEGARGVATQPGKG, encoded by the coding sequence ATGCTGCTGCGCATGTCGGAAATGTGGCGCAGCAACATGGAGCAGTCAGGGGAGGTTGGAAAATTGTGGTTCAACTCGATGATGCCCTTTTTCACCACGCGCGCGGCTGACAGCAGCTTGTTTGCCGCCGCGCAGGGCAGCGAGATCTCAAAAACCATCAAGCACATGGTGGAAAGCCCGCGCCTTGCCGACATGTGGAACCTCGACCGACAGGTCTACGCGCTGATGGCGGCCTGGATGGACGTGGGCCAACGCATGGCGACCTATCACGCCATCGCCACCGTGCCGTGGAGCAAGGCCTATGAACGCTACAGCGCGACGCTCGCCGACACGAAGGAAGGAGACGCCAAGGATTTCGGCTGGCGCAAGGCCTTCGACAAATGGAGGGACATTGCCAACGAGGAACTGATCAGCAACCTGCGCTCTAAGGATTTCCTCGCCGCGCAGCGCGAATTGCTGCTCGCCGGGCTGGACCTGCGCACCTGCCAGCAGCAAATGACCGACAGCGTCGCCAAGCTGTTGGGCGTTCCGAGCCAGCACGACTTCGACGAGCTGACGCGGCAGTTCACGGAACTCAGGCGGGAGCTGCGCGCCAGCCTCAGGGCACAGCGCGATGCGGCCGAAGGTGCACGCGGTGTCGCCACACAACCAGGAAAGGGATGA
- a CDS encoding homoserine O-acetyltransferase: MRLKILITVAMMAGPALAYEPLVEKREFTLKNFVTRGGRTVPEMRLGYETYGTLNDAKDNAILIPHYFSGSSHAAGKYKEADVSAGYWDAIIGSGKPIDTEKYFVVSVDTPVNLGANDPNVITTGPATINPKTGKPWGMDFPIMTIGDFVDTQKGLMEQLGIGKWHAVMGASMGGLQSYEWAARYPDKLERVIPVISSGWADANLIAWLDVWASPIKLDPNWNGGDYYTGQAPNAGLAQAMKTLTLQANSAEWTDGTFGRDWASEGADPGQSWANDYRVVTKLNEAGAARVAQSDANHFLYLARANQLFVAGQPKDCLYKGLLNIDVPVMLIYTDEDLIFPGNAVRETGTIIKSDGTPVEFVELEGTRGHMDGVLSIAQAGERIRAFLEAK, translated from the coding sequence ATGCGCCTGAAAATACTTATCACTGTCGCCATGATGGCCGGCCCGGCATTGGCGTACGAGCCTTTAGTTGAGAAGCGGGAATTTACCCTGAAGAACTTCGTGACACGTGGAGGCAGGACGGTTCCCGAAATGCGGCTGGGGTATGAAACCTATGGCACGCTGAACGACGCCAAAGATAATGCCATCCTGATTCCGCATTATTTCAGTGGAAGCAGTCACGCAGCGGGAAAATATAAGGAGGCGGATGTAAGCGCCGGCTATTGGGATGCGATCATCGGGTCCGGCAAGCCCATCGATACGGAAAAATACTTTGTCGTGTCGGTAGACACACCGGTCAATCTCGGTGCCAACGATCCGAACGTCATCACCACCGGACCGGCGACGATCAATCCCAAAACAGGAAAGCCTTGGGGTATGGATTTCCCGATCATGACAATCGGCGATTTCGTTGATACGCAGAAAGGGCTGATGGAGCAACTGGGGATCGGGAAATGGCATGCTGTCATGGGCGCCTCCATGGGAGGGCTGCAAAGCTATGAATGGGCAGCACGCTATCCCGACAAGTTGGAGCGGGTGATTCCGGTCATTTCCTCTGGTTGGGCAGACGCGAACCTTATCGCGTGGCTGGACGTCTGGGCGTCGCCGATCAAACTGGATCCAAACTGGAACGGTGGAGATTATTACACAGGCCAGGCGCCGAATGCAGGGCTGGCTCAAGCGATGAAGACTTTAACACTGCAGGCAAATTCGGCAGAATGGACCGACGGTACATTTGGGCGTGACTGGGCCAGCGAAGGTGCGGATCCCGGGCAGAGTTGGGCGAATGATTATAGGGTTGTCACGAAGCTGAACGAGGCGGGCGCAGCACGAGTAGCCCAGTCAGATGCGAACCATTTCCTTTATCTCGCGCGCGCCAATCAGCTGTTCGTCGCTGGACAGCCCAAAGACTGCCTCTACAAAGGGCTTCTGAATATCGATGTGCCCGTGATGCTGATCTATACCGACGAAGACCTGATTTTTCCTGGAAATGCAGTGCGGGAGACAGGAACGATTATTAAATCCGACGGTACGCCGGTCGAATTCGTCGAACTGGAAGGCACGCGAGGGCACATGGATGGCGTGTTGAGCATTGCTCAGGCGGGAGAGCGAATTCGAGCATTCCTTGAGGCCAAATAG
- the attM gene encoding N-acyl homoserine lactonase AttM codes for MTDIRLYMLQSGTLKCKVHNIKMNQGNGADYEIPVPFYLITHPDGHTIIDGGVAIEVATDPRGHWGGICDVYWPVLDKDKGCVDQVKALGFDPADVKYVVQSHLHLDHTGAIGRFPNATHIVQRAEYEYAFTPDWFADGGYIRKDFDRPGLKWQFLNGTQDDFYDVYGDGTLTTIFSPGHAMGHQSFLVRLPSSEPLLLTIDAAYTLDHWEEKALPGFLASTVDTVRSVQKLRTIAERTGANVVTGHDPDAWSTFKKAPEYYS; via the coding sequence GTGACGGATATCCGACTTTACATGCTTCAGTCCGGCACCCTGAAATGCAAAGTGCACAACATCAAAATGAATCAGGGAAATGGTGCGGATTACGAAATCCCGGTTCCTTTTTACCTGATCACCCATCCCGACGGTCACACAATCATCGACGGTGGAGTCGCCATTGAAGTCGCGACGGACCCGCGCGGCCACTGGGGCGGTATTTGCGACGTGTACTGGCCGGTGCTTGACAAGGACAAAGGATGCGTCGATCAGGTCAAAGCTCTCGGCTTTGATCCGGCGGATGTTAAATATGTCGTGCAGTCCCACCTGCATCTCGACCATACCGGCGCGATCGGCCGCTTTCCGAATGCCACGCATATCGTGCAGAGGGCCGAATATGAATACGCCTTCACGCCCGACTGGTTTGCCGATGGCGGCTATATCCGCAAGGATTTCGATCGCCCGGGTCTGAAATGGCAGTTTTTGAACGGCACTCAAGACGATTTTTATGATGTTTATGGCGACGGAACGCTGACGACGATCTTCAGTCCTGGCCATGCGATGGGCCATCAATCCTTTCTCGTCCGCCTTCCCAGCAGCGAGCCGCTGCTTCTGACGATCGATGCCGCCTACACACTCGACCATTGGGAAGAAAAGGCGCTGCCCGGCTTCCTCGCATCGACGGTGGATACTGTTCGCTCTGTACAGAAGCTGCGCACAATCGCGGAGAGGACGGGGGCAAACGTCGTCACCGGTCACGACCCGGATGCGTGGTCGACCTTCAAGAAGGCACCAGAGTATTACTCTTGA
- a CDS encoding iron-containing alcohol dehydrogenase, translating into MTINPFEFRTVPSIEMAWGGAKRLGEIIAARFAARKVLLVTDAGLVKAGLIAPIAASLEAAGFSVAIFDRVVPDPPESVLYGCVEEARQVAADIVIGLGGGSSLDIAKLAAVLLSSAQPLAEMYGIGKVQGGRVPLVLVPTTAGTGSEVTNISIITTGETTKMGVVSAQLYADFVLLDAELTVGLPQAHTAASGIDAMVHAIEAYTSKHKKNPLSDALAREALRLLGTNLIAGCKEPTNRDAREGMLLGAMLAGQAFSNSPVAAVHALAYPLGGHYHITHGLSNALMLGPVLRYNAQAAAPLYAELADVLGVKGSGDTAARSEDFVTHMQVLMDKSGAPRRLRDVGVTDNSLAMLATDAIKNQGRLLVNNPVEVREEDALALYREAF; encoded by the coding sequence ATGACGATCAATCCGTTCGAGTTTCGAACTGTCCCATCCATTGAAATGGCCTGGGGCGGAGCTAAGCGATTAGGTGAAATCATCGCTGCGCGTTTTGCCGCGCGCAAGGTGCTTTTGGTCACCGATGCGGGCCTTGTGAAGGCTGGGTTGATTGCGCCCATTGCCGCCAGTCTGGAGGCGGCTGGCTTCAGCGTGGCGATTTTCGATAGGGTTGTGCCAGATCCACCGGAAAGTGTTTTGTATGGTTGTGTCGAGGAGGCGCGGCAAGTCGCAGCCGATATTGTCATTGGTCTCGGTGGTGGCTCGTCCTTGGACATAGCAAAGCTCGCGGCGGTGCTGCTCTCGTCGGCACAACCGCTCGCCGAAATGTATGGCATCGGCAAAGTTCAGGGGGGGCGTGTTCCACTGGTTCTCGTTCCGACAACTGCGGGCACCGGTTCCGAAGTCACCAACATTTCCATCATCACCACCGGCGAGACGACCAAGATGGGAGTCGTGTCGGCGCAACTCTATGCGGATTTCGTGCTCCTGGATGCGGAATTGACCGTTGGTTTGCCGCAGGCTCACACCGCAGCAAGCGGCATCGATGCGATGGTGCATGCCATCGAAGCCTATACAAGTAAGCATAAAAAAAACCCGCTTTCGGACGCGCTTGCGCGTGAGGCGTTGCGGCTTCTCGGCACCAATCTAATCGCTGGCTGCAAGGAGCCGACAAACCGGGATGCTCGCGAAGGCATGCTTCTCGGTGCAATGCTTGCGGGCCAGGCTTTCTCCAATTCCCCGGTGGCTGCGGTCCACGCGTTGGCCTATCCGCTGGGTGGACATTATCACATTACGCATGGTCTTTCGAACGCTCTGATGCTCGGCCCAGTCCTTCGTTACAATGCACAGGCGGCTGCCCCGCTTTACGCCGAGCTCGCCGATGTGCTTGGGGTCAAGGGAAGCGGCGACACTGCGGCCCGTTCCGAGGACTTCGTTACCCATATGCAGGTGCTGATGGATAAAAGCGGCGCGCCGCGCCGGCTCCGCGATGTCGGGGTAACCGACAACAGCCTCGCCATGCTGGCTACGGATGCGATAAAAAACCAGGGGCGCCTGCTCGTCAACAATCCGGTCGAGGTTCGGGAAGAGGATGCGCTGGCGCTGTATCGGGAAGCCTTCTGA